In one Nocardioides sp. NBC_00368 genomic region, the following are encoded:
- a CDS encoding prenyltransferase — translation MRVEIPYVDGVLTPAQIAATAGSIARAQEPSGAIPWVPGQHTDIWNHVEAAMGLLVGGLVEEAEAAYSWVPTLQNADGSWPMKIVSGAPVETIGESNMSAYFAVGLWHHWLIRRDRAFVERHWPSVRAGLDFVVGLQLPFGGIAWTPRDPFALLTGSSSIYQSLRAGVALADLMDDPQPEWEIVGGRLGHALRHHRDSFEDKSHHSMDWYYPVLGGAVVGAAGHDLIESRWDHFVRPGLGALCVDTNPWVTGAETCELVMALDNLGDHRRALGLLTDMQHMRADDGGYWTGWVYESPDYPNPNPNAFWPEEHSTFTAAAVILAADALGERYGGSTPGSGIMRGTSLAAPFEELALECGCESVGIPG, via the coding sequence ATGAGAGTCGAGATCCCGTACGTCGACGGGGTGCTGACCCCTGCCCAGATCGCTGCCACGGCCGGGTCGATCGCCCGCGCCCAGGAGCCTTCGGGCGCGATCCCGTGGGTGCCCGGCCAGCACACCGACATCTGGAACCACGTCGAGGCGGCCATGGGCCTGCTCGTCGGTGGTCTGGTGGAGGAGGCCGAGGCCGCGTACTCGTGGGTCCCGACTCTGCAGAACGCGGACGGGTCCTGGCCGATGAAGATCGTCTCCGGGGCTCCGGTGGAGACGATCGGCGAGTCCAACATGTCCGCCTACTTCGCGGTCGGGCTCTGGCACCACTGGCTGATCCGGCGTGACCGGGCGTTCGTGGAGCGGCACTGGCCCTCCGTACGCGCCGGGCTGGACTTCGTGGTCGGGCTGCAGCTGCCCTTCGGCGGGATCGCCTGGACGCCGCGCGACCCGTTCGCGCTGCTCACCGGTTCGTCCTCGATTTACCAGTCACTGCGCGCCGGCGTCGCCCTGGCCGACCTGATGGACGACCCGCAGCCGGAGTGGGAGATCGTCGGCGGCCGCCTCGGCCACGCCCTGCGCCACCACCGCGACTCGTTCGAGGACAAGTCGCACCACTCGATGGACTGGTACTACCCGGTCCTCGGCGGCGCTGTCGTCGGTGCCGCGGGTCACGACCTGATCGAGTCGCGCTGGGACCACTTCGTACGCCCCGGCCTCGGCGCCCTCTGCGTCGACACCAACCCGTGGGTGACCGGCGCGGAGACCTGTGAGCTGGTGATGGCGCTCGACAACCTCGGCGACCACCGCCGGGCGCTGGGGCTGCTGACGGACATGCAGCACATGCGCGCCGACGACGGCGGCTACTGGACCGGCTGGGTCTACGAGTCGCCCGACTACCCCAACCCGAACCCCAACGCGTTCTGGCCTGAGGAGCACTCCACCTTCACCGCCGCCGCCGTCATCCTGGCCGCGGACGCCCTCGGCGAGCGCTACGGCGGCTCCACCCCTGGCTCCGGCATCATGCGCGGCACCTCCCTCGCGGCTCCGTTCGAGGAGCTGGCGTTGGAGTGTGGGTGTGAGAGCGTAGGAATACCCGGTTAA
- a CDS encoding DnaJ domain-containing protein, giving the protein MSGKFIDAYSVLQIGPDADDAAVRARHRELAKQFHPDRGGRVADGELMMRINRARDVLLDPVARATLDEELARRRGVTPAGPAVNTPEAAPSAPPLSRDRRWRAEWGSKAPRPAPAPGAAQGPVPPPPARVRPSVSRLRQATRQARAANPALSARQRAAAPKPPPAAPETPRPQTTAGQATANPLPGNPPMGNPSMGKPQGASPQVTQPQAPNPQPANPQPVTPTPPPGAAPRKPANAWSLYAVPLDGVSVASLIASVLLCGPLGFILGIIGLARTADEKRRGRWAAVAGIAISSLTMLVMIGYVMQAMSAPAP; this is encoded by the coding sequence GTGAGCGGGAAGTTCATCGACGCCTATTCCGTACTCCAGATCGGCCCGGACGCGGACGATGCGGCCGTGCGCGCACGCCATCGCGAGCTCGCCAAGCAGTTCCATCCCGACCGTGGCGGCCGTGTCGCCGACGGCGAGCTGATGATGCGGATCAACCGGGCGCGTGACGTGCTCCTCGACCCGGTGGCCCGTGCGACGCTCGACGAGGAGCTCGCGCGGCGCCGCGGAGTCACTCCCGCTGGACCTGCGGTGAACACCCCGGAGGCTGCTCCTTCCGCCCCGCCGCTCAGCCGCGACCGCCGCTGGCGAGCCGAGTGGGGCAGCAAGGCGCCCCGGCCCGCACCGGCTCCTGGCGCCGCCCAGGGCCCGGTGCCCCCGCCGCCGGCCCGGGTGCGCCCCTCCGTCAGCCGGCTGCGGCAGGCCACCCGCCAGGCTCGTGCGGCCAACCCGGCCCTCTCGGCCCGACAGCGAGCCGCGGCGCCCAAGCCACCTCCCGCGGCACCCGAGACGCCTCGACCGCAGACGACCGCCGGGCAGGCGACGGCGAATCCCCTGCCAGGGAATCCCCCGATGGGGAACCCGTCGATGGGCAAGCCTCAGGGGGCGAGCCCCCAGGTGACACAGCCCCAGGCTCCGAATCCTCAACCGGCCAACCCGCAGCCGGTGACGCCGACGCCGCCGCCGGGCGCGGCGCCAAGGAAGCCGGCCAACGCCTGGTCGCTCTACGCCGTGCCGCTCGACGGCGTCTCGGTTGCGTCGTTGATCGCGAGCGTGCTGTTGTGCGGCCCGCTCGGCTTCATCCTCGGGATCATCGGTCTGGCCCGCACCGCGGACGAGAAGCGACGCGGCCGATGGGCCGCGGTCGCCGGCATCGCCATCAGCAGTCTGACGATGCTGGTCATGATCGGCTACGTGATGCAGGCGATGTCCGCCCCCGCGCCCTGA
- a CDS encoding DUF1707 SHOCT-like domain-containing protein: MEGFWTRFRLDPRQADNARMRASDADREVVRTVLTDAFADGRLTREEHDERVGTLLEARTLGELPALVDDLVVVSPVPAETEANLPDALSLREQGAAAYRKELQEALATFLMVSLITWGIWLFTTAPDGHPWPLYPMLFLVVNLVGTGVRREAIVEREVHRLEKKAAKKAAKKASQDEIEAAPETAAPILDPPGQSEKDRPADPS, encoded by the coding sequence GTGGAGGGTTTCTGGACCCGGTTCCGCCTCGACCCGAGGCAGGCCGACAACGCACGCATGCGCGCCTCCGATGCCGATCGGGAGGTCGTACGCACCGTGCTGACCGATGCGTTCGCCGATGGCCGGCTCACCCGCGAGGAGCACGACGAGAGGGTGGGCACCCTGCTCGAGGCGCGTACGCTCGGCGAGCTGCCCGCGCTCGTCGACGATCTCGTGGTCGTCTCGCCGGTTCCGGCGGAGACCGAAGCGAACCTGCCCGATGCGCTCAGCCTCCGCGAGCAAGGGGCGGCTGCCTACCGCAAGGAGCTCCAGGAGGCGCTCGCCACCTTCTTGATGGTCAGCCTCATCACCTGGGGCATCTGGCTGTTCACCACCGCCCCCGACGGGCATCCCTGGCCGCTCTACCCGATGCTCTTCCTGGTCGTGAACCTGGTCGGCACCGGCGTACGCCGCGAGGCGATCGTGGAGCGCGAGGTGCACCGCCTCGAGAAGAAGGCCGCCAAGAAGGCGGCGAAGAAGGCATCGCAGGACGAGATCGAGGCAGCCCCCGAGACGGCTGCCCCGATCCTCGACCCGCCGGGTCAGTCCGAGAAGGACCGGCCCGCCGATCCCTCGTGA
- a CDS encoding tyrosine-type recombinase/integrase codes for MSAIENRPQTPTTDLAVTESVRELFLGDLAELPPEKRAAALARRFLLSYAGHTRAAYGRDLADWFGWCAALDIDPLAANRAMVDGYARHLETRRSPATIARRLSAIAGFYRYGVAEDVLSTSPADHIKRPRTSNDSQTLGMDRGEARAFLAAARDHSSRAAALVTLLLHDGLRISEALGADVTDLSHSRGHRILTITRKGGARRDVVLNPATSQALDTYLDARVDGPVFVTSTGNRWHRSEAFRLIRRLGASAGIEHGDKLSPHSLRHTFVTLAREAGIPLEDVQDAAGHADPRTTRRYDRGRHNLDRHPAYALGAFLAD; via the coding sequence GTGAGCGCCATCGAGAACCGTCCGCAGACCCCGACCACAGACCTGGCGGTGACGGAATCCGTCAGAGAGCTGTTCCTCGGCGACCTGGCGGAGCTGCCCCCGGAGAAGAGGGCTGCGGCGCTCGCCCGCAGGTTCCTGCTCTCCTACGCAGGACACACCCGCGCGGCGTACGGACGAGACCTCGCCGACTGGTTCGGCTGGTGCGCGGCCCTGGACATCGACCCGCTCGCCGCCAACCGGGCGATGGTCGACGGCTATGCCCGCCACCTCGAGACACGACGGAGCCCGGCGACGATCGCTCGGCGGCTCTCCGCTATCGCCGGCTTCTACCGCTACGGCGTCGCCGAGGACGTCCTGAGCACCTCGCCGGCAGATCACATCAAGCGCCCCAGGACCAGCAACGACTCCCAGACCCTGGGGATGGACAGGGGAGAGGCGCGGGCCTTCCTCGCCGCCGCACGCGACCACTCCAGCCGCGCAGCCGCCCTGGTCACGCTCCTGCTCCACGACGGGCTGCGCATCTCGGAGGCCCTGGGCGCCGACGTCACCGACCTCAGCCACTCCCGCGGCCACCGCATCCTGACGATCACCCGCAAGGGAGGCGCCCGGCGCGACGTCGTCCTCAACCCGGCGACCTCCCAGGCCCTCGACACCTACCTCGACGCCCGAGTCGACGGCCCGGTCTTCGTCACGAGCACCGGCAACCGCTGGCACCGCTCCGAGGCCTTCCGCCTCATCCGTCGCCTGGGTGCATCCGCGGGCATCGAGCACGGCGACAAGCTCTCCCCGCACAGCCTGCGCCACACGTTCGTCACCCTGGCGCGCGAAGCCGGCATACCTCTCGAGGACGTCCAGGATGCCGCGGGTCACGCCGACCCGCGCACCACCCGCCGCTACGACCGCGGCCGCCACAACCTCGACCGCCACCCCGCCTACGCCCTGGGCGCCTTCCTCGCCGACTGA
- a CDS encoding 2'-5' RNA ligase family protein translates to MTNTEEAATASTGHSVLVVPVPELEAYVLERTRHYDDSFVSTDPAFVHAHITLLAPFLASPTSEDLRLVEKIATAATSFDFVLEDVRLFSGGTIYLHPEPAEPFAALTAELSAAFPQCPPYAGLFEPVPHLTVDHIAGGVSLESARTSLAAVLPARCRADRISLQWYANHGCRVIEEWPLGGTSEV, encoded by the coding sequence ATGACGAACACCGAGGAGGCCGCGACGGCATCGACGGGGCACTCGGTGCTGGTCGTCCCGGTGCCCGAGCTGGAGGCGTACGTCCTGGAGCGGACCCGCCACTACGACGACTCGTTCGTCTCCACCGACCCGGCTTTCGTGCACGCGCACATCACGCTGCTCGCGCCGTTTCTCGCCTCACCCACGAGCGAGGACCTGAGGCTGGTCGAGAAGATCGCGACCGCTGCCACATCCTTCGACTTCGTGCTCGAGGACGTGCGCCTCTTCTCCGGTGGCACGATCTATCTGCATCCCGAGCCGGCGGAGCCGTTCGCGGCGCTGACCGCGGAGCTGAGTGCCGCGTTCCCGCAGTGCCCGCCCTATGCGGGGCTCTTCGAGCCGGTGCCACACCTGACGGTCGACCACATCGCCGGGGGAGTGTCTCTCGAGTCGGCGCGTACGTCCCTGGCGGCAGTGCTGCCGGCGCGGTGCCGCGCCGACCGGATCAGCCTGCAGTGGTACGCCAACCACGGCTGCCGCGTGATCGAGGAATGGCCGCTCGGCGGGACGTCGGAGGTATGA
- a CDS encoding phosphocholine-specific phospholipase C produces MVDIDRRRFLGLAGGATALTMLDQSIARAASIPAARRTGTIRDIEHVVVLMQENRSFEHYLGTLRGVRGFGDPHPAILPSGKPVWHQPNGDGELLPFHPDVDDLGAAFLEGLPHGWTDGQQAINGGRYDQWVPAKGTTTMAYLQREDAAFHFALADAFTVCDAYYCSFIGNTDPNRYYMLSGWTGNDGKGGGPVLYNDEAGYDWTTYAERLEAAGVSWKVYQDEGNGLNAEGDNWWGWEKEDAYIGNYGDNSLLYFNRFQDAQPGDPLFEKARRGTRAVDGQDYFEILRADVEAGDLPSISWIAAPEAFSEHSNWPTNYGAWYISKVLDALTANPEVWSKTALFITYDENDGFFDHLVPPHTNSPLVPGESTVSTEHELYTGSHGDGHYGLGPRVPMFVVSPWSVGGWVSSETFDHTSILRFMEKRFGVAEPNITPWRRAVCGDLTSAFDFSRTAEPPTLPDTSGWEPTDRERHPDYAPQAPANGTMPTQERGSRPARPTPYQLEVVETFAAGEIAGEIAVEIAVEIRNTGSVGAHFQARLLAPEGAPHSYTVGAGDSLSVRWPVSGDYEIHLHGPNGFFRSYAGTAGSDPVTTAGLRHEGRSQRLTVTAPGKAEITSAYAGRIRSRHVDTRATGGWYDLTVTIPGTTWSRGFAGHLENGRPSVSDPQLGA; encoded by the coding sequence GTGGTTGACATCGATCGTCGTAGGTTCCTCGGACTCGCGGGCGGCGCGACCGCGCTGACCATGCTCGATCAGAGCATCGCGCGAGCCGCCTCCATCCCCGCTGCCCGTCGGACCGGCACGATCCGCGACATCGAGCACGTGGTCGTCCTGATGCAGGAGAACCGCAGCTTCGAGCACTACCTGGGCACGCTGCGCGGTGTGCGCGGCTTCGGCGACCCGCACCCGGCGATCCTGCCCTCGGGCAAGCCGGTGTGGCACCAGCCGAACGGCGACGGCGAGCTCCTCCCGTTCCACCCGGACGTCGATGACCTCGGCGCCGCCTTCCTCGAGGGCCTCCCGCACGGTTGGACCGACGGTCAGCAGGCGATCAACGGCGGCCGCTACGACCAGTGGGTACCGGCGAAGGGCACCACGACCATGGCTTACCTGCAACGGGAGGACGCGGCCTTCCACTTCGCGCTGGCCGACGCGTTCACGGTGTGCGACGCGTACTACTGCTCGTTCATCGGCAACACCGACCCGAACCGCTACTACATGCTGTCGGGCTGGACCGGAAACGACGGCAAGGGCGGCGGACCGGTGCTCTACAACGACGAGGCCGGCTACGACTGGACCACCTACGCGGAGCGGCTCGAGGCCGCCGGCGTGAGCTGGAAGGTCTACCAGGACGAGGGCAACGGCCTCAACGCCGAGGGCGACAACTGGTGGGGCTGGGAGAAGGAGGACGCCTACATCGGCAACTACGGCGACAACTCGCTGCTCTACTTCAACAGGTTCCAGGACGCGCAGCCCGGCGACCCCCTCTTCGAGAAGGCCCGGCGGGGCACCCGTGCGGTCGACGGCCAGGACTACTTCGAGATCCTGCGCGCCGACGTCGAGGCGGGGGACCTGCCCTCGATCAGCTGGATCGCCGCACCCGAGGCCTTCTCCGAGCACTCGAACTGGCCGACCAACTACGGCGCCTGGTACATCTCGAAGGTCCTCGACGCCCTCACCGCCAACCCCGAGGTGTGGTCGAAGACCGCCCTGTTCATCACCTACGACGAGAACGACGGCTTCTTCGACCACCTGGTCCCGCCGCACACCAACAGCCCGCTGGTGCCGGGGGAGTCGACCGTCTCGACCGAGCACGAGCTCTACACCGGCTCCCACGGCGATGGCCACTACGGCCTGGGGCCGCGGGTGCCGATGTTCGTCGTCTCCCCGTGGAGCGTCGGTGGCTGGGTCTCCTCGGAGACCTTCGACCACACCTCGATCCTGCGGTTCATGGAGAAGCGCTTCGGGGTCGCCGAGCCCAACATCACGCCGTGGCGCCGCGCCGTGTGCGGTGACCTGACCTCCGCCTTCGACTTCTCCCGCACCGCCGAGCCGCCCACGCTGCCCGACACGAGCGGGTGGGAGCCCACCGACCGCGAGCGTCACCCGGACTACGCCCCGCAGGCACCGGCGAACGGGACGATGCCCACCCAGGAGCGGGGCTCCCGTCCGGCTCGCCCGACGCCCTACCAGCTCGAGGTCGTCGAGACCTTCGCCGCCGGTGAGATCGCCGGTGAGATCGCCGTCGAGATCGCCGTCGAGATCCGCAACACCGGCAGCGTCGGCGCGCACTTCCAGGCCCGGCTGCTGGCTCCGGAGGGCGCGCCGCACAGCTACACCGTCGGCGCGGGAGACAGCCTCTCGGTGCGGTGGCCGGTCAGCGGCGACTACGAGATCCACCTCCACGGACCCAACGGCTTCTTCCGCTCCTACGCCGGCACGGCGGGCTCCGACCCCGTCACCACCGCCGGGCTGCGGCACGAGGGCCGCTCTCAGCGACTCACCGTAACGGCGCCCGGGAAGGCCGAGATCACCAGTGCGTACGCCGGCAGGATCCGCTCGCGCCACGTGGACACCCGCGCCACCGGCGGTTGGTACGACCTGACCGTGACGATCCCGGGCACCACCTGGTCCCGCGGGTTCGCCGGCCATCTGGAGAACGGGCGTCCCTCGGTGAGCGACCCGCAGCTGGGCGCCTAG
- a CDS encoding ArnT family glycosyltransferase, which yields MPTPPRSLSQVTVCLLLLGVLGFAMSAQYAIGMPPLLKADEKQHAAYAIVLSQGVLPTIDTNTPADPVRYPQFAEALFGLDEPRRDIWVANHPPLFYVMSLPLVWLGDAVGGAAGVGVTLLGMRLLNALGYALSIILVGLLARELVPRRRVVPVLAGAMVLGCGAVTYDGGAIYNDGWGTVAASLTLLLGFRMVREGVSRDRLIWATVAGVAAASFRSTGLVAVLVLGGCVLAALWVRDPTLRTFRRGVLLAVRIGLAPVIVIGWFYVRNIVLYGDPTASAALFEKFSRQTHGDTLFQLVNPELYLHLYGSLWADDVIPKIWIVAAAATLVVTVTGMVLDANAKARPRPDGVMRRVVIPGPEPTLLERRLELAVRVLMGVYCVIIIVNLASFHAGGGWIHARYAVPFLPVIAALTSLAVLRVGRRWVRGADEERVDLRITLYAAVGFIVSATVGHLHIQQRIDGPADASWLFALIAADLVMFVVAAYVTAQLRRRLRPDVFGLMTRPEAKSSPAGHLATGHALP from the coding sequence GTGCCCACGCCTCCGCGCTCGCTGTCCCAGGTAACCGTATGCCTGCTCCTGCTGGGGGTGCTCGGCTTCGCGATGAGCGCGCAGTACGCGATCGGGATGCCGCCGCTGCTGAAGGCCGACGAGAAGCAGCACGCGGCGTACGCCATCGTCCTCTCGCAGGGCGTCCTGCCGACCATCGACACGAACACCCCCGCGGACCCGGTGCGCTACCCGCAGTTCGCCGAGGCACTCTTCGGGCTCGACGAGCCGCGCCGCGACATCTGGGTCGCCAACCACCCGCCGCTGTTCTACGTGATGAGCCTGCCGCTGGTCTGGCTCGGCGACGCCGTCGGCGGTGCGGCAGGGGTCGGGGTCACGCTCCTCGGGATGCGGCTGCTCAACGCGCTCGGCTATGCGCTGAGCATCATCCTGGTGGGGCTGCTGGCCCGCGAGCTGGTGCCCAGACGCCGGGTGGTCCCGGTGCTCGCTGGGGCGATGGTGCTCGGCTGCGGCGCGGTGACCTACGACGGCGGCGCGATCTACAACGACGGCTGGGGCACGGTCGCCGCGTCGCTGACGCTGCTGCTCGGGTTCCGGATGGTCCGTGAGGGCGTCAGCCGGGACCGGTTGATCTGGGCGACCGTCGCCGGCGTCGCGGCGGCCAGCTTCCGCTCGACCGGCCTGGTGGCGGTGCTCGTGCTCGGTGGCTGCGTGCTGGCCGCGCTGTGGGTGCGCGACCCGACCCTGCGTACGTTCCGCCGCGGTGTGCTCCTCGCGGTCCGGATCGGGCTGGCCCCGGTGATCGTGATCGGCTGGTTCTACGTACGCAACATCGTGCTCTACGGCGACCCGACCGCCTCCGCGGCGCTCTTCGAGAAGTTCTCCAGGCAGACCCACGGCGACACGCTCTTCCAGCTGGTCAACCCGGAGCTCTACCTGCACCTCTACGGTTCGCTGTGGGCCGACGACGTGATCCCGAAGATCTGGATCGTGGCCGCCGCGGCGACACTGGTCGTCACCGTCACCGGCATGGTGCTCGATGCCAACGCGAAGGCTCGGCCACGGCCCGACGGGGTGATGCGCCGCGTCGTGATCCCCGGGCCGGAGCCGACGCTCCTGGAGCGCCGGCTGGAGCTGGCCGTACGTGTGCTGATGGGGGTCTACTGCGTCATCATCATCGTCAACCTGGCCTCCTTCCATGCCGGCGGCGGCTGGATCCACGCCCGCTACGCGGTGCCGTTCCTGCCGGTGATCGCGGCGCTGACCTCGCTCGCCGTGCTGCGCGTGGGACGTCGCTGGGTCCGCGGTGCCGACGAGGAGAGGGTCGACCTGCGCATCACGCTCTACGCCGCGGTCGGGTTCATCGTCTCGGCCACGGTCGGCCATCTCCACATCCAGCAGCGGATCGACGGACCGGCGGACGCCTCCTGGCTCTTCGCCCTGATCGCGGCCGACCTGGTGATGTTCGTCGTCGCCGCGTACGTCACCGCGCAGCTGCGTCGCCGGCTTCGACCTGACGTCTTCGGCCTGATGACGCGGCCGGAGGCGAAGTCTTCGCCCGCCGGTCACCTGGCGACCGGTCACGCGTTGCCGTAG
- a CDS encoding class I SAM-dependent methyltransferase: protein MLTVDFDRLGLKAGERVLDMGAGGGRHAFEMYRRGADVIAFDQDAEELAKVSEWFFAMRDEVPAGANAEIKEGDALSLPFADGEFDRIVAAEVLEHIHHDVDAIKELVRVLRPGGTLAISVPRWLPEVVNWKLSADYHNTTGGHIRIYTDHELIDKVTKAGRPNDGTPGDAMIFEGKSYAHGLHAPYWWLKSAVGVENDKHVLVKAYHQLLVWEIMKNPLPLRLAGKVLDPVIGKSMVLYFRKPGPIATDPTSAA, encoded by the coding sequence GTGCTCACCGTTGACTTCGACCGCCTTGGCCTGAAGGCCGGAGAGCGCGTGCTCGACATGGGTGCCGGCGGTGGCCGGCACGCCTTCGAGATGTACCGCCGTGGCGCCGACGTGATCGCGTTCGACCAGGACGCCGAGGAGCTCGCCAAGGTCTCGGAGTGGTTCTTCGCGATGCGCGACGAGGTCCCTGCGGGCGCCAACGCGGAGATCAAGGAGGGCGACGCCCTGTCGTTGCCGTTCGCCGACGGTGAGTTCGACCGGATCGTCGCGGCCGAGGTGCTCGAGCACATCCACCACGACGTCGACGCCATCAAGGAGCTGGTCCGGGTGCTCCGCCCCGGTGGCACCCTGGCCATCTCGGTGCCGCGCTGGCTGCCCGAGGTCGTCAACTGGAAGCTCTCGGCCGACTACCACAACACCACCGGCGGCCACATCCGCATCTACACCGACCACGAGCTCATCGACAAGGTCACCAAGGCCGGCCGCCCCAACGACGGCACCCCCGGTGACGCGATGATCTTCGAGGGCAAGTCCTACGCCCACGGTCTGCACGCGCCCTACTGGTGGCTGAAGTCGGCTGTCGGCGTCGAGAACGACAAGCACGTCCTGGTGAAGGCCTACCACCAGCTCCTGGTCTGGGAGATCATGAAGAACCCGCTGCCGCTGCGGCTGGCCGGGAAGGTGCTCGACCCGGTGATCGGCAAGAGCATGGTGCTCTACTTCCGCAAGCCGGGCCCCATCGCCACCGACCCCACCTCGGCTGCCTGA
- a CDS encoding glycosyltransferase family 4 protein, producing MRIALLSYRSKPHVGGQGVYIRHLSRELAKLGHTVEVFSGQPYPDLDLEGEGVTLTKVPSLGLYEEPNPFGNPKLSEIRDLVDVEEWARMRTGAFPEPLTFAKRVLQVLKERAGDFDIVHDNQTLATPLLRIEPELGLPLVTTIHHPISFDRRIELDSAVGWKKKFGVWRWYSFVKMQAKVASQLRHVITPSDNSKRDILTDFGVPSDRVQTVHLGVPEEFVPPTGPRVQGRILAMASADAPLKGIAFLLEAFAKLRTERDLELVLVSKPKKDGPTEQLIEKLAIKDHVRFVNGISDAELVKLMGSAEIACVPSLYEGFSLPTAELMACGTPLVVSRAGAIPEVVGPDDLCAKLVTPGDTEELEQAIAALLDDPERRARYSAAGRARVEEHFSWHAVAERMTAVYQQSIDEFHTDERK from the coding sequence ATGCGGATCGCTCTGCTGTCGTATCGCAGCAAGCCGCACGTCGGCGGTCAAGGCGTCTATATCCGCCATCTGAGCCGGGAGCTCGCCAAGCTGGGGCACACCGTCGAGGTCTTCTCCGGTCAGCCCTATCCGGATCTCGACCTCGAGGGGGAGGGCGTCACCCTCACCAAGGTGCCGAGCCTGGGCCTCTACGAGGAGCCCAACCCGTTCGGCAACCCGAAGCTCTCCGAGATCCGCGACCTGGTCGACGTCGAGGAGTGGGCACGGATGCGCACGGGTGCGTTCCCGGAGCCGCTGACCTTCGCCAAGCGCGTGCTCCAGGTCCTGAAGGAGCGTGCCGGCGACTTCGACATCGTCCACGACAACCAGACGCTGGCCACACCGCTGCTGCGCATCGAGCCGGAGCTCGGGCTGCCGCTGGTGACCACGATCCACCACCCGATCTCCTTCGACCGGCGCATCGAGCTGGACAGCGCCGTGGGCTGGAAGAAGAAGTTCGGCGTCTGGCGCTGGTACTCGTTCGTGAAGATGCAGGCCAAGGTCGCCTCGCAGCTGCGCCACGTGATCACGCCTTCGGACAACTCCAAGCGCGACATCCTCACCGACTTCGGCGTCCCCTCGGACCGCGTGCAGACCGTGCACCTCGGCGTGCCGGAGGAGTTCGTCCCGCCGACCGGGCCCCGCGTCCAGGGCCGGATCCTGGCCATGGCCAGCGCCGACGCCCCGCTGAAGGGCATCGCCTTCCTGCTCGAGGCCTTCGCCAAGCTGCGTACCGAACGCGACCTGGAGCTGGTCCTGGTCTCCAAGCCCAAGAAGGACGGGCCGACCGAACAGCTCATCGAGAAGCTGGCGATCAAGGACCACGTACGTTTCGTCAACGGCATCTCCGACGCCGAGCTCGTAAAGCTGATGGGCTCGGCGGAGATCGCCTGCGTGCCCTCGCTCTACGAGGGCTTCTCGCTGCCGACCGCGGAGCTGATGGCGTGCGGCACCCCGCTCGTCGTCTCCCGCGCCGGCGCGATCCCGGAGGTCGTCGGACCCGACGACCTGTGCGCGAAGCTGGTCACCCCGGGCGACACCGAGGAGCTCGAGCAGGCCATCGCCGCGCTGCTCGACGACCCCGAGCGCCGGGCCCGCTACTCGGCTGCCGGGCGCGCGCGGGTCGAGGAGCACTTCTCCTGGCATGCCGTCGCCGAGCGGATGACGGCCGTCTATCAGCAGTCCATCGACGAGTTCCACACAGACGAGAGGAAGTGA
- a CDS encoding class I SAM-dependent methyltransferase, translated as MSTPEMPADLLKHALDATGFMPPEEGVALFEYAVERLPYGPAVEIGTYCGKSSVYLGAAAKLTGGTVFTVDHHHGSEENQAGWEHHDTTLVDPATGRLDTLPTFRRTIEQAGLENEVVAVIGASTTVSRWWTTPVSFLFIDGGHGVEPAQQDYRGWTPKVMPGGLLLVHDVFPDPADGGRPPYEEIYLPALASKQFEEIDAVGSLRVLRRLS; from the coding sequence GTGTCTACGCCTGAGATGCCCGCGGATCTGCTCAAGCACGCTCTCGACGCCACCGGGTTCATGCCTCCCGAGGAGGGCGTCGCGCTGTTCGAGTACGCCGTGGAGCGGCTGCCCTACGGACCCGCGGTCGAGATCGGGACCTACTGCGGGAAGTCGTCGGTCTACTTGGGTGCTGCGGCGAAGCTGACCGGTGGCACGGTGTTCACCGTCGACCACCACCATGGCAGCGAGGAGAACCAGGCGGGCTGGGAGCACCACGACACCACCCTGGTCGACCCTGCCACCGGGCGGCTGGACACGCTCCCGACCTTCAGGCGCACGATCGAGCAGGCCGGCCTCGAGAACGAGGTGGTCGCGGTGATCGGCGCCTCGACGACCGTGAGCCGCTGGTGGACCACGCCGGTCTCGTTCCTGTTCATCGACGGCGGCCACGGCGTCGAGCCCGCGCAGCAGGACTACCGCGGCTGGACCCCGAAGGTCATGCCCGGCGGCCTGCTCCTTGTCCACGACGTCTTCCCCGACCCGGCAGACGGTGGCCGGCCCCCGTACGAGGAGATCTACCTCCCCGCGCTCGCCTCGAAGCAGTTCGAGGAGATCGACGCGGTTGGCTCGCTACGCGTGCTGCGACGCCTCAGCTGA